Proteins from a single region of Mucilaginibacter daejeonensis:
- a CDS encoding glycosyltransferase family 4 protein, with translation MHIVLFTHPTFLGSQSMPRFASMLSNGMKGRGHTVEVWAPEPLFYKLPIYKSLKKWMGYIDQYMVFPAQVKKRLLTYADDTLFVFADQALGPWIPLVADRPHVIHAHDLLAQRSALGEIPENPTSATGKKYQDYIRKGYSKGKYFISVSKKTQQDLHAMLGREPEVSEVVYNGLNQGFRPQNVVEARQKISSELKVNVTKGYLLHVGGNQWYKNREGVIQAYNAWRSETTTPLQLLMIGPSPSSKLQGRCDTSPYKDDIMLLSGKNDEFVKSAYCGASLFLFPSLAEGFGWPIAEAMASGCPVITTEEAPMTEVGGSAAYYVRRKSFEENWHEWSNDVAKVIESILDLPKETRERVIEAGIDNAKRFDTEESLKQIEAVYAQVLKSTKKLA, from the coding sequence ATGCATATAGTGCTTTTCACACATCCTACCTTTTTAGGCTCGCAAAGTATGCCGAGGTTCGCCTCTATGCTTAGCAATGGCATGAAGGGCCGCGGGCACACTGTAGAGGTATGGGCTCCGGAGCCTTTGTTTTATAAGTTGCCGATCTATAAGAGCTTAAAAAAATGGATGGGATATATTGATCAGTACATGGTGTTCCCTGCTCAGGTTAAGAAAAGGTTATTAACTTATGCCGATGATACCTTATTTGTATTTGCTGATCAGGCTTTGGGGCCATGGATTCCATTGGTCGCTGATCGTCCGCATGTCATACATGCGCATGATCTACTGGCACAACGTTCAGCATTGGGTGAAATTCCCGAGAATCCAACGAGTGCGACCGGAAAAAAATACCAAGATTACATACGAAAGGGATATAGTAAAGGAAAGTATTTCATTTCCGTATCCAAGAAAACTCAGCAGGACCTACATGCCATGTTGGGTCGTGAGCCGGAAGTATCAGAGGTCGTATATAACGGATTAAATCAAGGTTTTAGGCCTCAAAATGTTGTAGAAGCACGTCAAAAGATTAGCTCTGAGCTCAAGGTGAATGTTACGAAGGGCTATCTATTACATGTTGGCGGTAACCAGTGGTACAAAAATCGAGAAGGTGTCATACAAGCTTACAACGCTTGGCGATCAGAGACGACCACTCCTTTGCAGTTGTTAATGATAGGGCCGTCGCCGTCTTCAAAGTTACAAGGGCGTTGCGATACTTCACCTTACAAGGATGATATCATGCTGCTAAGTGGAAAGAATGATGAATTTGTTAAAAGCGCATATTGCGGGGCTTCACTTTTTCTGTTCCCATCGCTTGCCGAAGGTTTTGGATGGCCGATAGCTGAGGCTATGGCATCGGGCTGTCCCGTTATTACGACAGAAGAAGCCCCTATGACAGAAGTGGGGGGATCCGCCGCATATTACGTTCGCCGTAAGAGCTTTGAAGAGAATTGGCACGAGTGGTCGAATGATGTAGCTAAAGTGATCGAAAGTATCTTGGATCTCCCAAAGGAAACAAGAGAAAGAGTGATAGAAGCTGGTATTGATAATGCCAAAAGATTCGATACTGAAGAGTCGCTTAAGCAAATAGAAGCGGTTTATGCACAGGTTTTAAAAAGTACGAAAAAGTTGGCTTAA
- a CDS encoding glycosyltransferase family 4 protein encodes MGYKSYLDKNFGQEIVWNNLRLDEFDHMFLNGDAVLPSTAQLDAPNLEEELELFKPDVVLNYGYYHKVQKRLYNWASSKKVPIVYMTDAENRQKRKLWKSILKYFYLSWRFRKISYFFTIGDENESYYKTYGADPKKFIRMHHPIDIDFYKNAYEDRVTLRKDIRDRYDIPERDFVMSVVGKLVHWKNQSHLIDLLYDLESKGRKAHVIMLGSGAMMDELKEKAKGLKQSRVHFAGFVDPLQLPSFYAASDLYAHPASIEPHSLAISEAVYMGCPAIISDRCGSYGPDDDVQDGKNGYVYEFGNIAQLSQQVIKLMDDEVLRHNFSEYSHQIAVKFQERSHRGCIDELRSRMGF; translated from the coding sequence ATGGGTTACAAGAGCTACCTGGATAAGAATTTTGGACAGGAAATAGTATGGAATAATTTACGTCTTGATGAGTTCGATCATATGTTCTTGAACGGAGACGCGGTATTGCCTTCTACAGCACAGCTTGACGCGCCTAACCTTGAAGAAGAGCTTGAGCTTTTTAAACCTGATGTTGTTCTGAACTACGGTTATTACCATAAGGTGCAAAAGCGTTTATACAACTGGGCATCATCTAAAAAAGTGCCTATCGTTTACATGACCGATGCCGAGAACAGGCAGAAGCGTAAACTGTGGAAAAGCATATTGAAATACTTTTACCTCTCTTGGCGCTTCCGTAAGATCAGCTATTTCTTCACTATTGGTGATGAGAATGAATCTTACTATAAGACCTATGGAGCCGACCCGAAAAAGTTTATCAGGATGCACCATCCTATCGATATCGATTTTTACAAAAATGCCTATGAAGATCGTGTCACGTTAAGAAAGGATATTCGTGATCGCTATGATATTCCTGAGAGAGATTTCGTGATGTCGGTAGTAGGCAAATTAGTGCATTGGAAGAACCAGTCCCATTTGATCGACCTGCTTTATGACTTGGAGAGCAAAGGCAGGAAGGCTCACGTGATCATGCTTGGTTCTGGTGCGATGATGGATGAACTGAAGGAGAAAGCTAAAGGGCTAAAGCAGAGTAGAGTACATTTTGCCGGTTTTGTAGATCCATTACAATTGCCGAGCTTCTATGCGGCGAGTGATCTTTACGCCCATCCAGCAAGCATAGAGCCTCATTCGTTGGCTATCAGTGAGGCGGTGTATATGGGCTGTCCAGCTATTATTAGTGATCGTTGCGGTAGCTATGGTCCTGATGATGACGTGCAGGATGGAAAGAACGGATACGTTTATGAGTTCGGTAACATCGCTCAACTATCGCAACAGGTCATTAAATTGATGGACGATGAAGTATTACGCCATAATTTTAGCGAATATTCTCACCAGATCGCTGTGAAATTTCAGGAGCGCTCCCACCGGGGCTGCATCGATGAGTTGCGAAGTAGAATGGGGTTCTGA